One genomic window of Struthio camelus isolate bStrCam1 chromosome 1, bStrCam1.hap1, whole genome shotgun sequence includes the following:
- the KITLG gene encoding kit ligand isoform X1: protein MKKAQTWIITCFCLQLLLLHPLVKAQSSCGNPVTDDVNDIAKLVGNLPNDYMITLKYVPKMDSLPNHCWLHLMVPEFSRSLHNLLQKFSDISDMSDVLSNYSIINNLTRIINDLMACLAFDKNKDFIKEHGHLYKEGRFIPEEFFRHFNSTIEVYKEFADTLDQNDCILPSTVETPENDSRVAVTKTFLFPPVAASSLRNDSIGSNTNSNKEALGFISSSSLQGISIALTSLLSLLIGFILGAIYWKKTHPKSRAESDETTQCNDCQEENEISMLQQKEKDHLQV from the exons aCTTGGATTATCACTTGCTTTTGTCTTCAACTACTCCTGCTTCATCCTCTTGTCAAAGCCCAGAGTTCCTGCGGGAATCCAGTGACAGATGATGTGAATGACATTGCAAAATTG GTTGGAAATCTCCCAAATGACTATATGATAACCCTTAAATATGTCCCGAAGATGGATAGTCTG CCTAATCACTGTTGGTTGCATTTGATGGTGCCTGAATTTTCAAGGAGTCTACATAATCTTCTCCAgaaattttcagatatttcagatatGTCTGATGTTTTAAGCAACTACTCAATCATCAATAATCTCACAAGGATAATTAATGATCTTATGGCATGTCTAGCTTTTGATAAAAATAAG GATTTTATAAAAGAACATGGTCATCTTTATAAAGAAGGTCGCTTCATTCCTGAGGAATTTTTTAGGCACTTTAATAGTACCATTGAGGTCTATAAGGAGTTTGCAGACACGTTGGATCAAAATGACTGCATTCTGCCTTCGACAGTAGAAACACCAGAGAATG ATTCCAGAGTCGCTgtcacaaaaacatttttgtttcctcCTGTTGCTGCCAGCTCCCTTAGGAATGACAGCATTGGCAGTAACACTAACAGTAACA AAGAAGCACTTGGCTTTATTAGCAGCTCCAGCCTGCAAGGGATCAGCATAGCACTGACATCACTGCTGTCTCTTCTTATTGGCTTTATTTTGGGAGCCATATACTGGAAG aaaacACATCCGAAATCCAGAGCAGAAAGTGATGAAACTACACAGTGTAATGACTGTCAAGAGGAAAATGAGATAAG tatgttgcagcaaaaagaaaaagaccatCTACAAGTGTAG
- the KITLG gene encoding kit ligand isoform X2 — MKKAQTWIITCFCLQLLLLHPLVKAQSSCGNPVTDDVNDIAKLVGNLPNDYMITLKYVPKMDSLPNHCWLHLMVPEFSRSLHNLLQKFSDISDMSDVLSNYSIINNLTRIINDLMACLAFDKNKDFIKEHGHLYKEGRFIPEEFFRHFNSTIEVYKEFADTLDQNDCILPSTVETPENDSRVAVTKTFLFPPVAASSLRNDSIGSNTNSNRMGRTSLQCKGLRKVPVRFCPEMHLMYTAL, encoded by the exons aCTTGGATTATCACTTGCTTTTGTCTTCAACTACTCCTGCTTCATCCTCTTGTCAAAGCCCAGAGTTCCTGCGGGAATCCAGTGACAGATGATGTGAATGACATTGCAAAATTG GTTGGAAATCTCCCAAATGACTATATGATAACCCTTAAATATGTCCCGAAGATGGATAGTCTG CCTAATCACTGTTGGTTGCATTTGATGGTGCCTGAATTTTCAAGGAGTCTACATAATCTTCTCCAgaaattttcagatatttcagatatGTCTGATGTTTTAAGCAACTACTCAATCATCAATAATCTCACAAGGATAATTAATGATCTTATGGCATGTCTAGCTTTTGATAAAAATAAG GATTTTATAAAAGAACATGGTCATCTTTATAAAGAAGGTCGCTTCATTCCTGAGGAATTTTTTAGGCACTTTAATAGTACCATTGAGGTCTATAAGGAGTTTGCAGACACGTTGGATCAAAATGACTGCATTCTGCCTTCGACAGTAGAAACACCAGAGAATG ATTCCAGAGTCGCTgtcacaaaaacatttttgtttcctcCTGTTGCTGCCAGCTCCCTTAGGAATGACAGCATTGGCAGTAACACTAACAGTAACA GAATGGGAAGAACATCCTTGCAGTGCAAAGGCCTCAGAAAAGTTCCTGTGAGATTTTGTCCTGAAATGCACCTCATGTATACAGCACTTTGA